Genomic segment of Fibrobacter succinogenes:
ACATGATGATTCCGCCGTTCCTTGCTTTTGCAGTGTCGATTGCTTATAATATCCACCTTTACTCGTTCTTCCGTAGAGAAATGCTCTTGCACGGAAAACGCAAAGATGCCGTTGTCCATGCCGTTCGCGAAACGGGTTGGTCGCTGTTGTTCTCTGGGCTTACGACGATTGTGGCGTTGTTGTCATTCCTCACAGTGATGCTTCGCCCCATTCGTTCCGTAGGTCTGTTGTCCGCCATTTCTGTGGGCTTTGTGCTTGCTGTGGTGCTTGTGGTGTCTCCAATTCTTCTCAGCTTTGGTAAGGATAAGCAGCCGAATCCGAATGTCTTGAAACGTGGTGATACGCGCATGGCTTTGATGATGGAAAGTATCGGTAAGTTTGTTCTAACTCACCGTGGTAAAATTCTTGCATGCTTTACGATTATCGCTGCGATTTCTGCCGTGGGAATGTTCAAGATGGAACCCTCCTTCGATGTGGAACGCACTATGGGCCGCAAGGTTCCTTATGTGAGCAAGATTCTCGAAATGGGTGAATCGCCGCTTGGTAGCGTCTATTCTTACGACCTCGAAATTGAATTCCCGAATCCCGATGATGCCAAGAAAGTTGAGAACTTGAAAAAGTTCGATGAATACGGCAAATACATCGAATCATTCCCGCTGAGCAAGCGCCTCACTTCGATTCTTGATATTGTCAAGGACTTGAACCGTACTGTGAATGAAAATAACGAATCATTCTACCGCATCCCCGATACCGAAGAACAAGTGGCTCAGCTCCTCTTGCTCTACGAAAACGCAGGCGGTTCCGAATCGAATTACTGGATTGACTATGATTACCGTTACCTCCGCATGATGGTTGAAATCAGCACTTACAATTCGAACGAACTGGATAAGGAAATTGAAGCCATCACCAAGAAGGGCAAGGAACTCTTCCCTGAAGCAACGGTTTCTGCAGTCGGTAACATTCCGCAATTTACCACGATGCAGCAGTATCTGGTGAAGGGCCAAATTCGTTCCTTCGGAATTTCCATCGTGATTGTCGCTGTGCTTTTGATGATTGTCTTTGGCAGCCTGCGTACGGGACTTATCGGCATGATCCCGAACGTAGCTCCTGCCATTTTTGTGGGCGGTTACCTCGGTTGGATGGGCCTTCCGCTCGACATGATGAGTGCAACGATTATCCCGATGGTCATTGGCCTTGCTGTTGACGATACGATTCACTTTGTGAACCACACAAACGAAGAATTCGAACGCAATAAGAATTACTCCAGCGCAATCCTCCGCGTGTATCGCTCTACCGGTACAGCCCTTGTGATGACAACGTTTATTATGTGCGCGACCTTCGGCGGATTCATGACTTCTAAATGCACGATGCTTTTCAACTTTGGCTTTGTGCTCTCGATTGGCCTTGGCTCTGCCCTTTTGGCCGACTTGCTCGTGACGCCGGTACTCGTCAAAAAGTTCCATATCTTTGGAAAAGAAAATTTAAGTGGAAAGGAGAATTAAAAATGAAAAAGAATTTCGTTGCAACTCTGTTGCTCTCGGCATCGTTTGTCTTTGCTGCCGAACAAAACGCCCGTGATATCATGATCAAGGTCAAGGACCGTCCGGATGGCGACACGCGTTCTTCCTCGATGGAAATGAAACTCGTGAATAAGAATGGCGGCACTCGCGTCCGTAAGATTACCTCTTACGCGATGGACGTGGGCGCAGACACCAAAACCATCATGTTCTTCCAATACCCCAACGATGTAAAGGGTACGGGATTCTTGACCGTGAATTACGATGATGTCAACAAGGAAGACGACAAGTGGCTTTACTTGCCCGCTCTGAAGAAGACTCGCCGCATCAGCGGAAAGAGTTCCAAGACCGATTACTTCATGGGTTCCGATTTCACATACGATGATATCGGCAAGCGCAATGTCGATGAAGATTCTCACAAGCTCTTGCGCGAAGAATCTGCTAACGGCTTCAACTATTACGTTGTTGAATCGACTCCCAAGAAGGAAGGCGAAATCTTCTCGAAAAAGCTCGTCTGGATCCGCAAGGATTGTGACGTTGTCGAAAAGGTCGAATTCTACGACAAACTCGGCAAGCTCCATCGTCAAATGATTTCTTCAGACATCAAGAAAGTTGATGGCTTCTGGACTGTCGGCAAGATGGAAATGAAAAACGTGCAAACGGGCCACTCTACGGAACTTCTCTTCCTCGATCCGAAATTCAACGTTCAACTCGATTCCAAAATCTTTACGGTGAATAAGCTGGAAAGAGGACTGTAGGTAGTAGGAAGTAGACAGTAGACGGTAGGACAAACGCAATAGGCGAGAGTCGCGGTCAAGCTTGCTTGAACATGACCGAGCCCGGCGTTTGGTACTTGAGCGAAGCGAGAGTACAAGTAGGAAGAAATTTCTGCTTCTTGTCATGCCCGCCAGCGAGCGGGCATCTCCTTGATTATGAATAATGGCTTTTTTAAGTGGAATGGAGATTCCCGCTTTCGCGGGAATGACAAATAGCCTGTCGCATCACAATCTTTAACGTCATTGCACAGGGTGCATGAACCTGCGATTGTGATATGCCAGTCTGCAAGCAGCCTGTCGCATCACAACCTTTAACGTCATTGCGAGGAATAAGATGACGAAGCAATCTATGATTCGATCGATGTTATTGTCCGCGGCGTTCGCCTTATCCGCGCATGCGCAAGACGAACTGTCTATCCAGCTGAACGGCTTTGTGGATTCGTACCACGCTTTGCAACTGCGCAGCCCACAGCAGGTTATGTCTTCTAGGACACGCCTCCGTCTTGAAATGCGTGCCAATTACGGCGAAGCTTCGCTCTTTTCGAGTGTGAACCTCGCTTACAATGGCATTATTGAAAATCAAACTGGCGCATTCCTTCGCGAAGCCTATTTTGACTATGCTGGCAAATTCCTCGAAGTCAAGGCGGGTCGTCAAATCGTTACGTGGGGCGTTGCCGATGGCCTGCGCCTTACGGATTTGATTTCGCCTATGGACTACACCGAATTCATGGCGAATGATTATGACGATATTCGTGTGCCTGTAAATGCAATTAACCTCAAGTACCCAGGCGAAAGTTTCTCTGCCGAAGTCGTCTTTGTGCCGGTTCCCGAATATTTCGTGATTCCGACAAGCGATGATAATCCATGGCAAATGCCGGTGCCTAATGGCATGCGCATGGACTTGAGCGACACGCCTGCAAAACACATCAAGAATAGCGAAGTTGGCGGTCGTTTCCGGTTCTTCCTTGAAAATCTGGACTTCTCGCTTACGGCGCTACACACGTTCAAC
This window contains:
- a CDS encoding RND family transporter — protein: MSRIRINIEKVNQMFEDFAKFLISHRFRFIAGLVILLVLSVIGAKKIYVETSWDSYFVEGDPMLVQTDKFKELFGNDYFVSVLTECDDIYKPENLRLLRKLSEDLRDNLSYSNGTVTSLTNIEYTLGTEEGMEITQIVPDEIPTDEAGIAEIKRRVAAKPEFLKKLVSADGKNTFVIVKLRPFPEDSVWKAEGKISPDMQTGAETYDIINKPEYAPLHPNAGGMPYMSSEKMKFINVEMGRVMMLAMICAIIVMTLVTRSLRGVVSPILSSLSGILMTFGLVGYLGLYMDSTNMMIPPFLAFAVSIAYNIHLYSFFRREMLLHGKRKDAVVHAVRETGWSLLFSGLTTIVALLSFLTVMLRPIRSVGLLSAISVGFVLAVVLVVSPILLSFGKDKQPNPNVLKRGDTRMALMMESIGKFVLTHRGKILACFTIIAAISAVGMFKMEPSFDVERTMGRKVPYVSKILEMGESPLGSVYSYDLEIEFPNPDDAKKVENLKKFDEYGKYIESFPLSKRLTSILDIVKDLNRTVNENNESFYRIPDTEEQVAQLLLLYENAGGSESNYWIDYDYRYLRMMVEISTYNSNELDKEIEAITKKGKELFPEATVSAVGNIPQFTTMQQYLVKGQIRSFGISIVIVAVLLMIVFGSLRTGLIGMIPNVAPAIFVGGYLGWMGLPLDMMSATIIPMVIGLAVDDTIHFVNHTNEEFERNKNYSSAILRVYRSTGTALVMTTFIMCATFGGFMTSKCTMLFNFGFVLSIGLGSALLADLLVTPVLVKKFHIFGKENLSGKEN
- a CDS encoding outer membrane lipoprotein-sorting protein, with product MKKNFVATLLLSASFVFAAEQNARDIMIKVKDRPDGDTRSSSMEMKLVNKNGGTRVRKITSYAMDVGADTKTIMFFQYPNDVKGTGFLTVNYDDVNKEDDKWLYLPALKKTRRISGKSSKTDYFMGSDFTYDDIGKRNVDEDSHKLLREESANGFNYYVVESTPKKEGEIFSKKLVWIRKDCDVVEKVEFYDKLGKLHRQMISSDIKKVDGFWTVGKMEMKNVQTGHSTELLFLDPKFNVQLDSKIFTVNKLERGL
- a CDS encoding DUF1302 family protein; this translates as MTKQSMIRSMLLSAAFALSAHAQDELSIQLNGFVDSYHALQLRSPQQVMSSRTRLRLEMRANYGEASLFSSVNLAYNGIIENQTGAFLREAYFDYAGKFLEVKAGRQIVTWGVADGLRLTDLISPMDYTEFMANDYDDIRVPVNAINLKYPGESFSAEVVFVPVPEYFVIPTSDDNPWQMPVPNGMRMDLSDTPAKHIKNSEVGGRFRFFLENLDFSLTALHTFNKSPITIVNFDPETKSAVIKGVYEPMNVVGGDVSIPAGEIVIRGEVAVYFGEPIALKNSMDYWFRKSFNGLIGIDWYAGNNWTIMAQYMHKVIMDYRDVLGTEQNTSMITARISKEVLNNTLKLSVYGMFDVDNVGFYVRPAADYLLNDQITLSLGADWLGGRRGTFETYKKNTQIWVKGKFFF